From the Euphorbia lathyris chromosome 6, ddEupLath1.1, whole genome shotgun sequence genome, one window contains:
- the LOC136233512 gene encoding uncharacterized protein → MPAFWFSLKKSWQCKSQPSSEVHDPRAMFNLGNSQTQARKSCGFVCSRSVSNLREIIHGAGSKRHSSEKPVICSPRSLASCDIINPITHQVVVNDSISELKIRNFMDQRGVSSAFLGTLRPGTPRLEMASNCNRRRSHSLPRKMIHGRRSDVSSNGKSNSGTSFRHRISIDTEFDDSSDVTCKKCFNKFKNLDAVEEHNLSNHAVTELKEGDSSRKIVEIICRSTSPKSNFIQIKTVIKIHNNQATISDFEKHRESVKIKATKLQTRHPHPRCIADGNELLRFHGTNVACSLGVNGEFILCKLKGCGVCGVLRNGFGEKDVKVGEIGVFTASSSGRAMEEVSRGGRKGLVICRVIAGRVHKPVENYQELAGKFGFDSLAGKIGQHSNVEELYFLNPKALLPCFVVL, encoded by the exons atGCCCGCGTTCTGGTTTTCTCTGAAAAAATCATGGCAATGCAAATCACAGCCATCGTCGGAAGTTCACGATCCGAGAGCGATGTTCAATTTGGGAAACAGTCAAACTCAGGCGAGAAAATCATGCGGTTTTGTGTGTTCAAGATCTGTGTCGAATCTCCGGGAGATTATTCACGGCGCCGGAAGTAAGAGGCATAGTTCAGAGAAACCGGTAATTTGTAGCCCGAGATCTCTGGCGAGTTgcgacattatcaatccgataACTCACCAAGTTGTCGTCAATGATTCCATTTCTGAATTGAAGATTCGCAATTTTATGGATCAAAGAGGTGTTTCTTCAGCCTTTCTGGGTACTCTCAG GCCAGGAACACCTCGCCTTGAAATGGCGTCCAATTGTAATCGGAGACGGTCACATAGCCTTCCGAGGAAGATGATTCATGGCCGTCGTTCGGATGTTTCCAGCAATGGCAAATCCAATTCAGGGACTTCTTTCAGACATAGGATTTCCATTGATACAGAATTTGATGACTCTTCAGATGTTACTTGCAAGAAATGTTTCAACAAGTTCAAAAACTTGGATGCTGTTGAAGAACATAATCTCTCTAACCATGCTG TGACAGAACTCAAAGAAGGTGATTCATCAAGAAAAATAGTAGAAATAATCTGCAGATCAACCTCCCCCAAATCAAACTTCATCCAAATCAAAACAGTAATCAAAATCCACAACAATCAAGCAACAATTTCAGACTTTGAAAAACACAGAGAATCAGTCAAAATCAAAGCCACTAAATTACAGACAAGACATCCTCATCCACGTTGTATAGCTGATGGGAATGAACTTTTAAGGTTTCATGGCACAAATGTTGCTTGTTCACTTGGGGTAAATGGTGAATTTATCCTCTGTAAATTGAAGGGTTGTGGAGTTTGTGGGGTTTTGAGAAATGGGTTTGGTGAAAAAGATGTGAAAGTGGGTGAAATTGGGGTTTTTACTGCTTCAAGTAGTGGAAGAGCTATGGAGGAAGTTAGTAGGGGGGGAAGAAAGGGGTTGGTTATATGTAGAGTTATTGCTGGGAGAGTTCATAAACCTGTGGAGAATTATCAAGAGTTAGCTGGGAAATTTGGGTTTGATTCATTGGCTGGAAAAATTGGGCAACATTCTAATGTTGAagaactttattttttaaatccTAAAGCTCTTCTTCCTTGTTTTGTAGTTCTGTAA